CGAGACGATGGCGACCCAACACACCTGAACGCCGTAAGTCCCCCAGCGACCGGACACGAACGAGCGCTCGCGCCAGTAGACATCCCAGATCAGAAGAACGGAGAGCATGATCGGAAACAACACCGAGTGCAACGCCGCCCGATGGGCGCCGGGGATCACGAACCCGACGAACACGTCGAGGTCGGGAACGGCCGCCGCCCCCATCACGACGAAGATGGCTCGCGTATCGAAGTGATCCGCGAGAAGCACCGCACCGATCAGTCCGCCCAGAGCGATGTGGACCGTCACAGGTGGCATGATACCACGTACCATTCGTTCCTATATGAGTCTGTTCGCTACCGAACGTCAGGAGAGTGCTCCGTATCGGTACCGACAGCTATGTGTGTGTTGTAGACGATCGTCGAAGCAATGTTCGTCACGAGCAATACCGGGGGCCGGTCGTGAGTTCCCGCTCGCCGCGGGAGGAACTCGCCGAGAAGGTCGCCGGGGAGATCACCCTCAGCGAGGATCCCGGAGCCACGTTGCGAAAGTGGCGCAGCGACTTTACGGTCTCCCAGACCGAACTCGCCGAGGAGCTCTCGATCTCCTCGTCGGTGATCAGCGACTACGAGAGCGGCCGTCGCGAGAGTCCGGGGATCGCGGTCGTCCGGCGGATCGTCACCGCGTTGCTCGACATCGACGAGCGCCGAGGCGGCGGCCGGATCCGCCAGTACGCGCGCGTGATCTCGGCGGGCTTCGAGAGCGACATCGTTCAGGACCTCCGGGAGTACCCCACGACGATCCCGCTGGCGCGTTTCTACGACGCGATCGACGCCACCGAACTCGTATCGGGCAACTCGGATCGCATCAGCGGTCACACCGTAATCGACAGCATCGAGGCGATCACGAGGCTGTCGAGCGAGGAGTTCTACCGCCTCTACGGGCAAAGTACAAACCGCGCGCTGGTGTTTACCGGCGTCACGCGGGGCGAATCCCCGCTAGTGGCGATGCGCGTCGTGAACCCGACGCCGAACGCGGTCGTCCTCCACGGGCTTTCGGAGGACGACCTCTGGGAGCACGCTCCCGATCTCGCGCGGGTCGATGGGTTCTCGCTCGCGGTCTGTAATACGGACATCGAGACGACCCTCGAACGGCTGGGGGAGCTCCCTCAAGTGACGAGATAGTACGGGTCGGCGAGGATCTTCGGCGTGAGTACCTGCCGGATATCGCGGGCGCGAAACGCGAAGACCTGCAAGCCGTTCAGATCGTAGCTATCGAGGACGCCCGCACGTTCGAGGTCCTCGCGGATCTTCGCCCGGTTCCACGTCATCGCCATCGTATACTCGTGCGAACGGTGGGTGATCGACTCACAACTCCCGTCCTCGCGACAGATCACTCCCTCGTACTCGACGATCTCGACGTAGGGCACGTTCAGGCGGTTTTCGAGGTAGTGGATGTGCGAGGAGCGAAGCCAGTCGGTTCCGACGTTCAGATACTGGACGTTCTCCCGATCCAGTTTGGCGAAACAGCCGTCGGCCGCCCAGGTGTCGTCCTGACGGCAGTCGTCGAACCGGTAGGGTCCCCGGACCAAAATCGAGTTCGTCGGGTCGTCGGTCCGGTACTCACAGTCCTCGAGAAACAGCCGCGAGAACGCCCCAAATCTCGGCATCGAGTGTCGTTTGTGGTAGATTCCCCCGTCGACCGACCGAAACGCGGGCGTGAATCCCGGGTTGAGTATCGACCCGAAGCGGTCGTCGAGTCGATTCAGGAGGAATACGTAGGGGTCCCGGTCGAACGCTCGGCTGATGTCGCGCAGACCGACGTGAACGAAGACGGCGTCGGTCCCCGCGTGCGAATCCAGCACGGACTCGAAGTCGGCTTCCGAGACGGTCCCGACGTCGTAGTTCCGTCGCTTTCGCCGGAGGGCCATCGAGGTCCGGTTGCGGAGTGCCCGACCGCGGTGGTAGCCCTCCGTCGCAGTCCGGAGCGTCGTGTCGATGCGCGAGTCCCCCCGTCGGTCCACCAGTGGTAGCTCCATGTTCCCCCTCGTCAGTAGTGTTGTCAATCCAACTAATCAATGTATCGCATATCACGATACGGATACGTACCGTCGGAGAAATGTTTCAGACCTGCTCGATTTGTTATAATGTTGAATACATAAATCCTATTCAAATAGAGTAAAGTTACATACTAACTCATACTCGATAATGAAGAGATCAGTTGCGGACGGCCGATTTTCTGACGTACCGGTCTCCCGGCGACGATTCGTCCAGTTGTCGGCCATGACAGCCGGCGCGCTCGCGTTACCGGGCAGCGCACACAGCGATCACACCTCCGAGAAGACGGGCGATCTCTACGAGTTCGTCAGGAACCACACCCCCGAGGAGTACCGTATCCCGACGCTGATCCGAATCGACGACGGGTCGGCATTCGAGGCGCTCTCCGCGCTCGACGGGATCGAAGCCTACCGCGAGACCAGAGAGCCCGAACCCGCGGCCTACGGCCGACTCGACGGGGCGGCAGTCGCGACGGTCCTCGACGTCGGGGGCGTCTCGGAACTCGAGTACGCGCCGGGGGCGAACCCGTTCTGGAAGCTCGGTGTGTTCCCCTCGAGGGTGTTTCCGGCCGTCGAGGACAGCGTCGGCTACATCGGCTTCGAGGAGTGTGAGGCCGGCCTTGCGGCGCTCGCGGAGGCCCACCCCGAGCGGCTCGCGCTCACCTCGGTCGGCGAGAGCCCCGGCCACCGGGACCTGTTCGAGGGCGATACGGACCCGAAGGACCTGTGGGTGGCCGAACTGACCAACGACGTCGGGAACGACTCTTCGTTCGAGGAGAAGGACAAGCTCGTCTACACCCTCTCGATCCACGGCGACGAGCGCGTCGGCGTCGAGGCCGGGAGCCGGTTCATCGAGCGGGTACTCGCGGGCGAGGAGCCGGCCGTCGAGGACCGCCTCGACGACGCCGTACTCGTGTTCCTGTACGCGAACCCGGACGGGTGGGTCGCCCGGGAGCCTCGGTATCCGAGCCCGGACGACGGCTTCGAACGCGTGAGCGCGACTGGGGTCGATCCGAATCGCCAGTACCCGACCGCGGGCCGGATCGACCCGGTCCACTACCCGGCGGACCCGGACGGGGCGGACCTCATCGACGACGCCCCCGGCGTCGACGGGGATATCCCCGAGCGCGTCGCCGAGCACGCACCCGACGCGCTCTCGATCGCCCGGCACATGCGTGGGTACGAGAACGTCGAACTGTTCTGTGACCTCCACGGGATGCACTGGTCCGAGCAGTTCGTCGTCTCGCTGGTCGCAAACGCCCAGTACGACCACCGTCGACTCGCGGAGATGGACCTGCTCAACCGCGCGATCGGGGCGGAACTCGAAGCGGAGATCGGCTCGCTCGAGGAGAACCGCGAGGCGCTCTCGATCGGGGCCGAGCGCTACGATCCCGTCCGCGAGGAGGGTGGGGAGGTCCCCGACGCGGAGGCGATGGTGCCCGAGTCGCTGTACGACTTCGGAACGGTCTACGACACCCTCGGATACAGCACCACGGGCGCGTTGCTGGGCTGGGCGGCCCACCCCGAGGAGGCCGGCGGGCTCGGCGCGAAGTCGATCGCCCTCGAGATGGCCTTCTCGAACACGATCTCGCCGATGCGACTGGAGTACAGCCCCGAACTGCTCGACGTGCAGGTCGGTGCGTACCTCGGCGCGCTCCGGGCGGCCAGCCGCGAGGCCCCCGCCGACCGGGACCCGTCGATCTCGGGGGAGGGCTCGACCGCGGTCGTCACCACCGACGACCTCGCTCGGTCCTCGGACGCGCTCTCGTTCGTCGGCGCGCGCTCCGAGGAGACCCGTACCACTGCGGAGATCGACCCGCGGGGCGACGAGACGGTCACGTTCGGCGTCTCGGCGCCGACCGACGAGATATCCCTTCGCCTCCGTGCCGACGGGACCGAACCGCTTCACGCGACGGTCTTCGGTCCCGACGGGGCAGAACGCCACGCCTTCGACGGCACGAGCACCACGTCGGGCCGGGACCCGAGTTGGACCGTCGCCGACCCCGCCGTGGGCCAGTGGCGCGTGGCGATCTCGAACCCGCGGTCGGTCCGCGCCGAGGTCGCCGTGCTGGTCGATGCGGTCGTCTCGGATGCAAGCGCCGACCCGCCGGACCCGCGGGACGTACTGGGGTACGAACAGCGCCTCTACGAGACGAACCCGCTGTCGTATTTCGAGTCCTACGCCGAGTTCGCCGAGGGAAGCGTCGAGTTCGTCTCGCCGGCGGAGGTCGCCTCGGGCGTCCTCACTGACGGCGACCGGCCGGTCTACGACGCCGTGGTCCTGATCCACGACTCGTTCGAAGCCCCGGAAGCGATCGACGAGTACGTCGAGGCCGGCGGCTCGCTCGTGCTCACCGATTCGGGTGTCGAGTTGCTCTGCGATCTGCACGCCGGGTCGCTCTCGGTGATCGGCTCCCGTGCGATCACCACCGGTCGGCGGGAGTTCGCCGCGCTCGACGAGTACCGGGCGAGTGAGCACCCCCTGCTGGCCGAGACCCGCGGGATCGAACGCGAACTCTGGACGCTCGCGCCGAAGGGCTACGCCATCGGGGAGGAAGCGCCGGTCACGTCCGTCGTTCCCGAGGTCTTCGAGGCCGCCGGGGGGTCGGTCGCCGCGACCATCGGCGGCGGCGTCGCCGTCGGCTCGATCGGAAACGTCCACGTGATCGGAAGCCTGCTGCCCCCGAGCAGTCAGGCCCACCTTCACCCGTTCGGTCTGCTCGATCACAGCGTCTCGATGCTCGGGCACACGATCCTCTCGAACGCGCTCGGCTACGCGGTCGGTCGGGGCGAGAACGAACCGCTGTTCTGAGCGTCCGACGGTCTACTCGACGAAGCGGTACTTGCGTTCGCCCATCCGGCCCCAGCCGTCGAAGACGAACTCGGCTTCGGGCGCGGTGAACTCCTCGACGTCCGCGTCGGTCTCGACGTCGTGGTTGTGGACGTCGTGGACGCGCTCGTACTCGTCATAGGAGAGGTCGTACCGCTTCTCGATCCCCTCGTCGACGGTCATCGCCTCGATCTTCTCGGTCCAGCCCTCCTGGACGGTCTCGGCGTGGATCTCGGCCTGCGCGCCGCTGCCGTAGGATCCAACGAGCAGGCGCTCGCCGGCCAGGTCGCGTCCCTCCTCGGCGGCGGTCTTGAGTGCGCTCGCCCGGGCGAGGTGGACCGAACCGGTGTACCAGTTGCCGACCTCCCGCGAGATCGAAAGCGTGGGATCGACGACCCGCGCGTACCACTCCTGATAGGCGTCGGTGCGTTTGAGCCCGTCCATGTACTCGCTGAGCGCTTCTTCGAACGTCCCGTCGTCGTCGAAGGCCTCTTCGCGGGGCTGGCGACCGATCTCCCCGGCCAACTCGTCTTCCTTCTGGGTGTCGCGGATCATGTGACGATAGCCGAAGAGCGCGGCCTTCCGGACCATCCCCGGGAACGGGGTGTGAAACGGGATGTACGTGAAGTCCTCGGTGTGCGTGCGCCCGGCGACGCTCTCGAAGTCCTCCAGGGCCTCGCGCATCCGGGAGAGATACACCTGCACGGAACGCTTGCCGTCGACCGAGGGGAACTGCTGGTTCGGTTTGAGGAAGTCGGTCTCGTCGGCGCTCCCGTAGCCCTGCTCGGTCGAGAGCGCCACGAGGTCGGGCTCCTCGGAGATGAGCATGGCGACGGCACCGCCCCCCTGTGTGGCCTCGCCGGGGTCGTTTCTGGCGTACAGTGCGGTGTCGGTCGCGATCACGAGCGCCGAGCGACCCCTGTGTCGCCCGGCCTTGATCCAGTTGTAGGCGTCGTCGATCGACTGGGTGCCCGCCAGACAGGCGAACTTGCGTTCGCCCTTGTTGGCGTGGCTGAACTCCCCGTCGAAGACGGCCTCCAGACAGCCCGCGATGTAGGTCGAAACGGGCTTCGAGTTGTCGAAGGAGCTCTCGGTCGCGACGTCGATCCGCCCGATGTCCTCGGGCCCGAGCCCCTCGCGTTCCATCAGGCGGTGGGCGGCGTTCGCGCCCATCGTGACGATGTCCTCGTAGGTGTCGGGAAACGAACTCGCGTTCAGTCCGAGGCCCTTGGTGTACTTCTCGGGATCCTCACCCTTCGCCGGCGCGAAGGTGTTCGGCAGATCGAGCTTGAGCTTCCCGGTTCGGATCTCGATGGCGTCGATACCGACGTCTGTCATGTGTCGTAACTATCGTGCGGATTATATGGGTCTGTCGACTATTGATTCGACGATCGACGAAATAATCGGGCCGCTGTCGGGCTCTCGGGCGGGCGGGTCCGCGAAAACCGTCGCGTGGGCCGGTCGGTCCTCAGTCCTCGTCCTCTTCCTCGATGACTTCGGGGTCGCGCATCGCGCTCTGAAGGCTGTCGAGGCCGTTGACCCACTCGGCGACGAAGCCGTACTCGATCTCCTCGCCGACGCTCACGTCCAGATCCTCGCCGTCGATGATCCGGGTACCGCCCTGCGCGCAGTAGCCAAGAGCCGCGTCGAAGTCCTCCTCGGCCTCGGCGTCGGCAGCGGCGTGGACGTACTCCTCGACGGTGGCTTCCTCGCTCGCGCCCCGGAGGATGAACTCCTCGGCGGCAGCGAAGACACAGACGAGACTGGTCTGGACGCCGTCGATCAGGAAGGCGGTTTCCTCGTTCTCGACCTCGACGTCCGAGAGGACGATCTCCCGGACCTCCGCGAGTTCCTCGACGGCCTCCTCCTCGCTCAACTCGCCCTCCTCGTGGGCGCTGACGATCTTCGCGACGGCGATGGCGGCGTCGTCCTGCAGGTTGAGAAGCAGGCGCGCCGAGTCCTCGTCCTCGGGGTCGATGTCCTCGGCTTTCAAGCGGTCGATCCAGTTCTGCCAGCGTTCCTCGGAGTAGAACGCTTCGGGCGGGGTGCTCATACCGAGAGGTGTCGACCCGCGTTCAAAGCCCTTTCTCTACTCGTCCAGTGTGCTGACCGTATCGATCCCGTAGACTTCCTCGGGTGTCTCGACGTGGGCGGTCCGGATCGCCCCCTCGTAGCCCTCCTCGCGGAGCCAGGTCACCCGTCGGGGGACGGTCTTGGGTCCCAGCACCGCCCCCGGACGGTCGGGATCGTCGATGAAATCGGTCTCCATCATGAAGGGCGCGTTCGATTCGGCCGCGCGCCGGAGTTCGTCCCTCTGACAAATGACGCTCGGGGTCGGACCCTTCAATCGGCCGTTCGCGTAGTGCTTGACGACGCGGTGAGCGGGTAAGCCACGCTCCTCGGCCCACTCAGCGATCTCGGTGAGGTCTTCGCTACCCTCGGTGTGGAGTTGAACCGCACACTCGTGGTCCGCGCCGAGCGAAAGGGCGTGTTTGAGGACCGCGTTCGAGGCCTTCCAGACGGCCTCGCTCACCTCGTAATGCGGTCGGCCGGACTTGAGGCCAAGCGCCGCCCCGCTCGCGACGTACTCCCCGGCGCGATCCAGCCCCGCGCGCATGATCTCACCCGCCTCCTCGGGTGTGTGGCCCGCGTCGGTCAGTTGTGAGATCAGTCCCGGATGGACGCCGAGGATCGGCCACGCACACCCATCGAGGACGTCGGTGGCCTCGGCGACGGCCCCCAGCGTCGTCTCGAAGACGGACTCGAAATCCGCACCCGCGTCGGGCAGATCCCCGAGGTGCCAGGAGGGTTTGTTGACGACGAGCAGGTGGGTGCCGCCGGCTCTCGAAAAGTCTTTGACGGCCTCGACCCCCTGACCGTGATCGGGATCGAGGTGCATGTGATCGTCGAGGATCGGCTCCATACCCGGCCTTCGCGTGCGCACCCGAAAGGGCCTACGTATCGCCGTCGAGCAGGACCGCCTCCTGGGCGGCGTTGCGCAGTGCGTCCGAGCGCCCGTACGTACCGGGTGCGACCGCGACGGTGTGGATCCCCCGTTTGGCTGCCTTCTCGAGGACGGGCTTGAAGTCGGTGTCCCGCGAGACGACCATCAGGGTGTCGACCGCGTCGGTATAGACGAGTTCGGTGGCGTCGATCGCGAGTTTCACGTCGACGTCGCCGCTGGTGATGACCACCTCGTACCCGCGGGCTTCGGCGGCCTGAATCAGTCCGGGCGTGGCGTGTTCGTCGAGGTAGAGTCGCGTCGCGACGAGGGTGCCGGCGTCGTCGCCGACGGCACGCACGTCGTCCAGATCCACGTCGAA
The DNA window shown above is from Halalkalicoccus jeotgali B3 and carries:
- a CDS encoding helix-turn-helix domain-containing protein, which produces MSSRSPREELAEKVAGEITLSEDPGATLRKWRSDFTVSQTELAEELSISSSVISDYESGRRESPGIAVVRRIVTALLDIDERRGGGRIRQYARVISAGFESDIVQDLREYPTTIPLARFYDAIDATELVSGNSDRISGHTVIDSIEAITRLSSEEFYRLYGQSTNRALVFTGVTRGESPLVAMRVVNPTPNAVVLHGLSEDDLWEHAPDLARVDGFSLAVCNTDIETTLERLGELPQVTR
- a CDS encoding AAC(3) family N-acetyltransferase, with translation MELPLVDRRGDSRIDTTLRTATEGYHRGRALRNRTSMALRRKRRNYDVGTVSEADFESVLDSHAGTDAVFVHVGLRDISRAFDRDPYVFLLNRLDDRFGSILNPGFTPAFRSVDGGIYHKRHSMPRFGAFSRLFLEDCEYRTDDPTNSILVRGPYRFDDCRQDDTWAADGCFAKLDRENVQYLNVGTDWLRSSHIHYLENRLNVPYVEIVEYEGVICREDGSCESITHRSHEYTMAMTWNRAKIREDLERAGVLDSYDLNGLQVFAFRARDIRQVLTPKILADPYYLVT
- a CDS encoding M14 family zinc carboxypeptidase, with protein sequence MTAGALALPGSAHSDHTSEKTGDLYEFVRNHTPEEYRIPTLIRIDDGSAFEALSALDGIEAYRETREPEPAAYGRLDGAAVATVLDVGGVSELEYAPGANPFWKLGVFPSRVFPAVEDSVGYIGFEECEAGLAALAEAHPERLALTSVGESPGHRDLFEGDTDPKDLWVAELTNDVGNDSSFEEKDKLVYTLSIHGDERVGVEAGSRFIERVLAGEEPAVEDRLDDAVLVFLYANPDGWVAREPRYPSPDDGFERVSATGVDPNRQYPTAGRIDPVHYPADPDGADLIDDAPGVDGDIPERVAEHAPDALSIARHMRGYENVELFCDLHGMHWSEQFVVSLVANAQYDHRRLAEMDLLNRAIGAELEAEIGSLEENREALSIGAERYDPVREEGGEVPDAEAMVPESLYDFGTVYDTLGYSTTGALLGWAAHPEEAGGLGAKSIALEMAFSNTISPMRLEYSPELLDVQVGAYLGALRAASREAPADRDPSISGEGSTAVVTTDDLARSSDALSFVGARSEETRTTAEIDPRGDETVTFGVSAPTDEISLRLRADGTEPLHATVFGPDGAERHAFDGTSTTSGRDPSWTVADPAVGQWRVAISNPRSVRAEVAVLVDAVVSDASADPPDPRDVLGYEQRLYETNPLSYFESYAEFAEGSVEFVSPAEVASGVLTDGDRPVYDAVVLIHDSFEAPEAIDEYVEAGGSLVLTDSGVELLCDLHAGSLSVIGSRAITTGRREFAALDEYRASEHPLLAETRGIERELWTLAPKGYAIGEEAPVTSVVPEVFEAAGGSVAATIGGGVAVGSIGNVHVIGSLLPPSSQAHLHPFGLLDHSVSMLGHTILSNALGYAVGRGENEPLF
- the hmgB gene encoding hydroxymethylglutaryl-CoA synthase, coding for MTDVGIDAIEIRTGKLKLDLPNTFAPAKGEDPEKYTKGLGLNASSFPDTYEDIVTMGANAAHRLMEREGLGPEDIGRIDVATESSFDNSKPVSTYIAGCLEAVFDGEFSHANKGERKFACLAGTQSIDDAYNWIKAGRHRGRSALVIATDTALYARNDPGEATQGGGAVAMLISEEPDLVALSTEQGYGSADETDFLKPNQQFPSVDGKRSVQVYLSRMREALEDFESVAGRTHTEDFTYIPFHTPFPGMVRKAALFGYRHMIRDTQKEDELAGEIGRQPREEAFDDDGTFEEALSEYMDGLKRTDAYQEWYARVVDPTLSISREVGNWYTGSVHLARASALKTAAEEGRDLAGERLLVGSYGSGAQAEIHAETVQEGWTEKIEAMTVDEGIEKRYDLSYDEYERVHDVHNHDVETDADVEEFTAPEAEFVFDGWGRMGERKYRFVE
- a CDS encoding DUF2150 family protein; translation: MSTPPEAFYSEERWQNWIDRLKAEDIDPEDEDSARLLLNLQDDAAIAVAKIVSAHEEGELSEEEAVEELAEVREIVLSDVEVENEETAFLIDGVQTSLVCVFAAAEEFILRGASEEATVEEYVHAAADAEAEEDFDAALGYCAQGGTRIIDGEDLDVSVGEEIEYGFVAEWVNGLDSLQSAMRDPEVIEEEDED
- a CDS encoding TatD family hydrolase, whose protein sequence is MEPILDDHMHLDPDHGQGVEAVKDFSRAGGTHLLVVNKPSWHLGDLPDAGADFESVFETTLGAVAEATDVLDGCAWPILGVHPGLISQLTDAGHTPEEAGEIMRAGLDRAGEYVASGAALGLKSGRPHYEVSEAVWKASNAVLKHALSLGADHECAVQLHTEGSEDLTEIAEWAEERGLPAHRVVKHYANGRLKGPTPSVICQRDELRRAAESNAPFMMETDFIDDPDRPGAVLGPKTVPRRVTWLREEGYEGAIRTAHVETPEEVYGIDTVSTLDE
- a CDS encoding NYN domain-containing protein; translated protein: MVGGLRQVVRRLRSERSERRRVGLLVDGPNVLREEFDVDLDDVRAVGDDAGTLVATRLYLDEHATPGLIQAAEARGYEVVITSGDVDVKLAIDATELVYTDAVDTLMVVSRDTDFKPVLEKAAKRGIHTVAVAPGTYGRSDALRNAAQEAVLLDGDT